The Astyanax mexicanus isolate ESR-SI-001 chromosome 8, AstMex3_surface, whole genome shotgun sequence sequence gaagaagaagaagaggaaaaagaaaataaagaagaagaagaagaagaggaagaagaagaagaagaagaagaagaagaagaaaagaagaaagaagaagaagaggaagaagaagaaggagaagaagaagaagaagaagaggaagaagaagaagaagaatgaaaagaaaaagaagaagaatagaaagaagaagaaaaagaagaagataaaaaaggaaaagaagaagaagaagaaaaaaaataataataataagaagaagaataaaagaggaagaagaagaagaggaagaagaaaagaagaagaagaagaaaaagaggaaaaagaaaataaagaagaagaaaaagaggaagaagaagaagaaaagaagaagaagaataataagaagaagagtaaagaaaagaagaagaagaagaagaagaacagaggaagaagaagaagaagaagaagaggaagaagaaaagaagaagaagaagaagagtaaagaaaagaagaagaagagtaaggaaaagaagaagaagaagaagaagaagaaggaaaagaaaaagaagaaagaagaagagtaaagaaaagaagaagaagaagaagaagaagaagagtaaggaaaagaagaagaagaagaagaagaagaagaggaagaagaaaagaagaagaagaagaagaagaagagtaaagaaaagaagaagaagagtaaggaaaagaagaagaagaagaagaagaaggaaaagaaaaagaagaaagaagaagagtaaagaaaagaaaaagaagaagaagaaggaaaagaaaaagaagaagaagaagaaggaaaagaaaaagaagaagcagaagccCTAAATGTACGTTTCTTAAGTGTTACCATAATAACCATAATCTTTTTATTGATACAGTATACTACCTTTAATTCCTGTGTTTAAATCTCTGTATCATCACCTGTGTGGTCTGTAAAGAAAAGCCCGAATAAAGGGAGAAATGAGCAAAGCGAAAGCATCAGGAGAGAAAGAGGAGTGAGCGAGCGAGTCTTCTGAAGGCTGCAGATAAAGAGGTAGTTGAGAGATTGAGTACGAGTCCCTGAGCTGACATCACAGACACATCTGGCTCATGAACAAAATGGAGTCTATTTGAGGGACACATGTGGTCAGACCAAATGCTTCATCCACCTCTTCTGGGTTTTGGGTCTCAACGCAACAGAGCTCGACTGAGCTTAGTTTAATTGAGGCGCTGTGCAAATTAAACAAATCTGTGAAATGTTGCCCCTCGCATTTCACACACTCATACTTTACATACATAACTTTCAGCGAATCAGACGCTGATCGCATGCTAATCAGCTAGAACCCCCTCACCCCACCGGCTTCCCCACCCCCAAAACCATCACAGCATCTGTTTGAGGCCTCCTTCACACTGTACAGTCTTCATCAGGACCTCATTGTTTGCTTATTGGTACGAGGACCATATGTTCACACATATTCAGGAGCTAGAACACACCGTCATATGAGTGCCGTTTCATAGGTCATACAGCATATCaggtaatatattgtatattgtgaaAAGTGAGATTGATAGGTAATGATGAGATAAGAACAAAATAAGAACTTAGTATCAGAACTTGAAACATACTGGGCCATATTTTCGCtgcactgcacagcttgattaaGGGCTTGTCAGggtgtcttcgctatcgtaacgtCAGGTAAAGTACATCTTGCGCAgcttgaaacacgcaaaaggcatgtactaatttttgtacttaatcatgagtgtgttttgggcgtaacatgcaataaacttATCAGTGTTTCCCTTGCTATTgattttaagagccaggtgtgcactgactttggaggattgctaATTCAATGGTGCAGCTACTTGAAAATGTCCAATGCTTCTATACTTAGCAGGGGTGTACACATGGTGGGTATGCAtccgtgttgacaattcactgccaagatagcaatgaacgtctaatggttgacgtctgcctaggttgttttcagtcagtggcgtacctgtgtttcccaatgccaaaatagcaatacagtCTTTTTGTTAGCAGACAATGGGTAGTTATTAAGGTAACATGTAAAGTATGCCCATTTACTTCCATTGTAAGTGTTccctttttttataattaatttttcttttttataatacaTTGCATGCAAACATGTCAAAGATATGCTGTGTTACATTTAAACTAGGATTTTTAAAGTAGGAAATTTGAACTAAAATAGTCCCACCAGTAAGATTTCCTACTCAGTTGAAAATCCAAGATTACTTAACCGCACATTAACAGTAGAAAAATAGtagtattttatagtttattagcATTTCTATGTATTTGAGTCTTATTAAATCAGTCATGCACACACTACTGTTCAACATCTACCTGTGGATATGCGTTAATGGTGTTCAGATTTGAAAAATACTGTGTAATGTATTGATATCAGCTAGAGATCTCACTTCTCTTGCGAGTTTCGGGATTTGTACATATTGATAGCgactccctgatgcccgcaaatTATCTGTGGTATCCCGGGAATCAGCATATTGTAATATCAGGCTCGATCGCACATTTCAAGAGACACAGAAAGCATCTCAGTGGGCTCTGTGGGTGGGATTCACTtcctgattggtctgtctttTGGTTCACTAGACCTATTGTGTGGCTTGGTACTACTTTCCTGAAATAGGTTTCTGCAATGCTAATCTAGTATATAATTAGAGTGACATATTTTGGTAATATTAACTCTAAAATACCAGTGACAAATTGTTAAATATCTTTCTTTTAGATAACGTAACTCTAAATTTTTAGCAAACTGATTTTTTCTGGAAATGTTTTGAATAGTGTAGAATTATGAGTGTTTGGCTGGAATGCTGTTAATTTAGATGTACTGTCATTCTCAGCTCTGATATTTGAATTCTGAACTAAATAAAACACAACATTAGTGTTGAGTTCATTAACTGTGGTCCACTAATACTGACACTTAAAAGCTGTAAAATTCTAAAGTACTCTTTTAATCTTTTTGTTTGAATTCTAGGTCTGTTTTTATTTaccataccagtcaaaagtttggacataccttctcatttaatgtttttcttatttctacagtgtaaatgaatactaaagtcatccagactatgtatgtaggaacacataaagaatcatgtagtaacttaaaagtgtaaaacaatcTGA is a genomic window containing:
- the LOC125803898 gene encoding LOW QUALITY PROTEIN: cilia- and flagella-associated protein 251-like (The sequence of the model RefSeq protein was modified relative to this genomic sequence to represent the inferred CDS: inserted 1 base in 1 codon; substituted 3 bases at 3 genomic stop codons), producing the protein EEEEEEKEVKEEEEEEEEEEEVEEEEEEEEEXEEEEEEEEEKEKEEDKKGKEEEDEEEKEEEEEEKENKEEEEEEEEEEEEEEEEEKKKEEEEEEEEGEEEEEEEEEEEEEXKEKEEEXKEEEKEEDKKGKEEEEEKKEEEEEEEEEEEEKKKKKKKEEEEEXGKEEEEEEEEEEEEKKKKKKKKSKEKKKKSKEKK